From a region of the Methanobrevibacter thaueri genome:
- a CDS encoding DUF308 domain-containing protein yields the protein MEPNKLAGILSIILGLIFIVCPVLSTATLSIFIGLSLIFFGIALVVSGFTAFNIIIGILAIIVGLVFVFNIAALSFIFGIQFYVIGIILVLGGIVGLVSDSGISKIASVLIIILGIISFALGGFSIEQPLFAIILIGVALIIEGIGLYLIEV from the coding sequence TCTGGGATTAATCTTTATAGTTTGCCCAGTGCTCAGTACTGCAACACTATCCATTTTTATTGGATTGAGTTTGATATTCTTTGGTATAGCATTAGTTGTATCCGGATTTACAGCATTCAATATCATTATTGGAATTCTGGCCATTATAGTGGGGCTGGTATTCGTATTTAACATTGCTGCATTGTCATTCATTTTCGGAATACAATTCTATGTCATCGGTATCATACTGGTTTTAGGAGGTATTGTTGGTCTCGTTTCAGATTCAGGAATATCCAAAATCGCTTCAGTACTGATTATAATCTTAGGTATAATCTCATTTGCCCTCGGAGGATTTTCAATCGAACAACCTCTCTTCGCCATAATTCTTATAGGTGTGGCTTTAATCATCGAAGGTATAGGATTATATCTAATAGAAGTTTAA